The following proteins are encoded in a genomic region of Ananas comosus cultivar F153 linkage group 25, ASM154086v1, whole genome shotgun sequence:
- the LOC109728964 gene encoding protein DMR6-LIKE OXYGENASE 1 isoform X1: MAMDLEAEGEKKEEAAERQYMEGVKQLCESGIKKVPNKYILPASERPRVNGRRDTAAQNLSLKLPVIDLSLLHSKDHASVIQSLEKACEEYGFFQIVNHGIPIEVIRDMVGVVRRFFELPFEERSKYMSSDIRNPVRYGTSFNQMNDKVFSWRDFLKLSCHPISSALPFWPSSPADLRDKALLYVKEMKSLFMDLMEAILETLGVNRGVLEEFRTGSHILVANCYPVCPEPGLTLGMPPHSDYGFLTLLLQDDVEGLQIQHGDEWVTVEPVPDSLVVNIGDHFEIFSNGRYKSVLHRVLVNPAKLRISVASLHSLPIERVVGPSPDLVDDDDNPRRYMDTDFASFLDYIASCESKHKNFLESRRLTPGKALPDSQPI; encoded by the exons ATGGCAATGGATTTAGAAGCGGAGGgggagaagaaagaggaggcggcggagcggcAGTACATGGAAGGGGTGAAGCAGCTTTGCGAGAGCGGCATCAAGAAGGTGCCCAACAAGTACATCTTGCCAGCCTCGGAGCGTCCTCGGGTGAACGGACGGCGCGATACCGCCGCTCAAAACCTCAGTCTCAAGCTGCCCGTCATTGATCTCTCTCTGTTGCACTCGAAAGACCACGCATCGGTTATTCAGTCCTTGGAAAAGGCCTGCGAGGAGTACGGATTCTTTCAG ATAGTGAACCACGGCATTCCGATCGAGGTTATAAGGGATATGGTCGGCGTCGTGAGGAGATTCTTCGAGCTTCCGTTTGAGGAGAGATCAAAGTATATGTCGTCCGACATACGAAATCCAGTTAGGTACGGGACGAGCTTCAACCAAATGAACGACAAAGTGTTTTCTTGGAGAGACTTCCTGAAACTCAGCTGCCATCCTATCTCCAGCGCTCTCCCGTTTTGGCCTTCTTCTCCTGCAGACTTAAG GGACAAAGCACTTTTATATGTCAAGGAAATGAAGAGTTTGTTCATGGATCTGATGGAAGCGATTTTGGAGACTCTAGGAGTGAACCGTGGCGTGCTCGAAGAATTTAGAACTGGATCGCATATCCTTGTAGCGAATTGTTATCCGGTGTGCCCCGAACCGGGACTTACCCTCGGAATGCCGCCCCATTCTGACTATGGCTTCCTCACTCTTCTCCTCCAGGACGACGTCGAGGGGCTACAAATCCAGCACGGCGACGAATGGGTCACCGTCGAGCCAGTCCCTGACTCTCTTGTCGTAAACATCGGCGATCATTTTGAG ATATTCAGTAACGGGAGGTACAAGAGCGTTCTCCACCGAGTGTTGGTCAACCCTGCGAAGCTCCGAATCTCCGTCGCATCCCTCCACAGTCTCCCCATCGAGCGCGTCGTCGGGCCCTCCCCCGACCttgtcgacgacgacgacaacccGCGGCGTTACATGGACACGGACTTCGCCTCGTTCCTCGATTACATCGCCTCGTGCGAATCGAAGCACAAGAACTTCCTCGAGTCAAGGAGGTTGACTCCTGGCAAGGCCCTCCCTGATAGTCAACCAATTTGA
- the LOC109728964 gene encoding protein DMR6-LIKE OXYGENASE 1 isoform X2, translating into MAMDLEAEGEKKEEAAERQYMEGVKQLCESGIKKVPNKYILPASERPRVNGRRDTAAQNLSLKLPVIDLSLLHSKDHASVIQSLEKACEEYGFFQIVNHGIPIEVIRDMVGVVRRFFELPFEERSKYMSSDIRNPVRYGTSFNQMNDKVFSWRDFLKLSCHPISSALPFWPSSPADLRDKALLYVKEMKSLFMDLMEAILETLGVNRGVLEEFRTGSHILVANCYPDDVEGLQIQHGDEWVTVEPVPDSLVVNIGDHFEIFSNGRYKSVLHRVLVNPAKLRISVASLHSLPIERVVGPSPDLVDDDDNPRRYMDTDFASFLDYIASCESKHKNFLESRRLTPGKALPDSQPI; encoded by the exons ATGGCAATGGATTTAGAAGCGGAGGgggagaagaaagaggaggcggcggagcggcAGTACATGGAAGGGGTGAAGCAGCTTTGCGAGAGCGGCATCAAGAAGGTGCCCAACAAGTACATCTTGCCAGCCTCGGAGCGTCCTCGGGTGAACGGACGGCGCGATACCGCCGCTCAAAACCTCAGTCTCAAGCTGCCCGTCATTGATCTCTCTCTGTTGCACTCGAAAGACCACGCATCGGTTATTCAGTCCTTGGAAAAGGCCTGCGAGGAGTACGGATTCTTTCAG ATAGTGAACCACGGCATTCCGATCGAGGTTATAAGGGATATGGTCGGCGTCGTGAGGAGATTCTTCGAGCTTCCGTTTGAGGAGAGATCAAAGTATATGTCGTCCGACATACGAAATCCAGTTAGGTACGGGACGAGCTTCAACCAAATGAACGACAAAGTGTTTTCTTGGAGAGACTTCCTGAAACTCAGCTGCCATCCTATCTCCAGCGCTCTCCCGTTTTGGCCTTCTTCTCCTGCAGACTTAAG GGACAAAGCACTTTTATATGTCAAGGAAATGAAGAGTTTGTTCATGGATCTGATGGAAGCGATTTTGGAGACTCTAGGAGTGAACCGTGGCGTGCTCGAAGAATTTAGAACTGGATCGCATATCCTTGTAGCGAATTGTTATCCG GACGACGTCGAGGGGCTACAAATCCAGCACGGCGACGAATGGGTCACCGTCGAGCCAGTCCCTGACTCTCTTGTCGTAAACATCGGCGATCATTTTGAG ATATTCAGTAACGGGAGGTACAAGAGCGTTCTCCACCGAGTGTTGGTCAACCCTGCGAAGCTCCGAATCTCCGTCGCATCCCTCCACAGTCTCCCCATCGAGCGCGTCGTCGGGCCCTCCCCCGACCttgtcgacgacgacgacaacccGCGGCGTTACATGGACACGGACTTCGCCTCGTTCCTCGATTACATCGCCTCGTGCGAATCGAAGCACAAGAACTTCCTCGAGTCAAGGAGGTTGACTCCTGGCAAGGCCCTCCCTGATAGTCAACCAATTTGA